One genomic region from Natrinema caseinilyticum encodes:
- a CDS encoding PspA/IM30 family protein has product MGILSRTSYVIRSKINSVLNRAEDPTETLDYSYEQMRDQLQQVKRGIADLTTQKKRLEMQKRRLEENVEKHNDQARTAVQQDREDLARRALEKKKTKMNQIDDLERQISDLQNQQDSLIEQKNELQTRIEEFRTKKETMKARYEAAEASSTVSEAMTATGEEFEDVGRAIERAEEQTEDMEARAAALDELHESGAFEDVMSDKDNIDRELEELATDSGVEAELETLKSEMGEGESEPEPESDVESGADVDETELADLESGDQEDVEAELAELQDEENT; this is encoded by the coding sequence ATGGGCATCCTCTCTCGGACTTCCTACGTCATCCGGTCGAAGATCAACTCGGTGCTCAACCGGGCCGAGGATCCGACCGAAACGCTGGACTACTCCTACGAGCAGATGCGGGACCAACTCCAGCAGGTCAAACGCGGCATCGCCGATCTGACGACGCAGAAAAAGCGCCTCGAAATGCAGAAACGCCGACTCGAGGAGAACGTCGAGAAGCACAACGATCAGGCGCGGACGGCGGTTCAGCAAGACCGAGAGGACCTGGCGCGACGCGCCCTCGAAAAGAAGAAAACGAAGATGAACCAGATCGACGATCTGGAGCGCCAGATTTCGGACCTGCAGAACCAACAGGACAGTCTGATCGAACAGAAAAACGAACTCCAGACCCGAATCGAAGAGTTCCGGACCAAGAAGGAGACGATGAAGGCGCGCTACGAGGCCGCCGAGGCCAGTTCCACGGTTTCGGAAGCGATGACGGCCACGGGCGAAGAGTTCGAGGACGTCGGCCGCGCCATCGAACGCGCCGAAGAGCAGACGGAGGATATGGAAGCCCGCGCGGCCGCGCTCGACGAACTCCACGAATCGGGCGCGTTCGAGGACGTCATGTCCGACAAGGACAACATCGACCGCGAACTCGAGGAACTCGCCACCGACAGCGGCGTCGAAGCCGAACTCGAGACCCTCAAGTCCGAGATGGGGGAGGGAGAATCCGAACCGGAACCCGAATCAGACGTCGAGTCCGGGGCCGACGTCGACGAAACGGAACTTGCCGACCTCGAGTCCGGCGATCAGGAAGACGTCGAGGCCGAACTCGCGGAACTTCAGGACGAGGAAAACACCTGA
- a CDS encoding CocE/NonD family hydrolase — protein sequence MTDVVLPGARDVRGTLERPDGPANAIVAACPPHPRHGGSRSDPRLVAVADALCDAGIACVRFDYGPWDDGYGEREDVRNAVRWASDWEDEDRASDGRLPVGVFGYSFGATQALLASAVVDPEPAAVAALAPTARLDDDLDALEALSAIEGPVCVLYGERDTTVDWEPIVERARDRGDEVTALSGDHFFLGNRDEIASTVGAFFERTLLGRA from the coding sequence ATGACCGACGTTGTTCTTCCCGGCGCCCGCGACGTCCGCGGGACGCTCGAGCGGCCGGACGGTCCGGCGAATGCGATCGTCGCCGCGTGCCCGCCTCATCCCCGACACGGCGGGTCGCGCAGCGATCCGCGACTCGTCGCGGTGGCCGATGCCCTGTGTGATGCCGGAATCGCGTGCGTGCGCTTCGATTACGGGCCCTGGGACGACGGATACGGTGAACGGGAGGACGTTCGAAACGCCGTTCGATGGGCGAGCGACTGGGAAGACGAGGATCGGGCATCCGACGGTCGGCTCCCCGTCGGCGTCTTCGGCTACAGTTTCGGTGCAACGCAGGCGCTGCTCGCGTCCGCCGTCGTCGATCCCGAACCCGCCGCCGTCGCCGCTCTCGCTCCGACGGCCCGCCTCGACGACGATCTCGACGCGCTCGAGGCGCTGTCGGCGATCGAAGGCCCCGTTTGCGTCCTGTACGGGGAGCGCGATACGACCGTCGACTGGGAACCGATCGTCGAGCGCGCCCGGGACCGCGGCGACGAGGTCACGGCGCTCTCGGGCGATCACTTCTTCCTCGGGAACCGCGACGAAATCGCGAGTACTGTGGGGGCGTTTTTCGAGCGAACGTTACTCGGGCGGGCGTAA
- a CDS encoding ATP-binding protein — protein MTDLGDFGDFSADADSEDGAAAGGADSSTTSSGSDGTASATSTTDDTTDVFESTAVEPRGEDVGIGAICVSQGLRVSEDGDETTLRAYVTRGNRSSIRLGSYLLAPYPDGSGSAAGRDRAGETLFCRITGLEYAQQYHANDATEIHARRAMRTDGIDETDYKFVASLEPVAILYDEDGDLKRRMTDRVPKPQTVIRQADDTEEIKTGLKIPDDGVFMGHLSVGGEKVRTAASPPTIDYRLKDDYDAGDPLVFRHTLVAGGTGSGKTHGAKNILRQYVDADRTYPMDDGRRVTPAVVQFDPQDEYAQMHDDNPEMDDAFARRLEREGIAYGGHDDTTAFVPAVGSASYAAGHHRAEQVEFTIPFSMVHDNPWLVAGSGLNDNQYGALVSVLLPRFRTQYGNGGTYEEFTTFLDDPALREELDESGRVHEATFDAVRRRVLGFGHVFDQDARPITELVHEFVRPGGLTVVPTYHINDSRATETIVLAVSSLVIDQKLSNDPTYERVKETPLVLGMDEAHNFLTDADSVQAGKVIKKFTEAAKQGRKERLGLFLITQDPQDIHDAVFKQINTTVVLNLGDEDAIKSVNIPSNLESKVPYMEKGQMVVYSPDNSEPVELIGLSKCLTRHGRG, from the coding sequence ATGACCGATCTGGGAGACTTCGGCGATTTCAGCGCCGACGCCGACTCCGAAGACGGCGCGGCGGCCGGCGGAGCCGACTCGTCGACGACGTCTTCGGGATCCGACGGCACGGCGAGTGCGACGTCGACGACCGACGACACGACCGACGTGTTCGAATCGACGGCGGTCGAACCCCGTGGCGAAGACGTCGGCATCGGCGCGATCTGTGTCTCTCAGGGCCTGCGCGTCTCCGAAGACGGCGACGAGACCACGCTCCGAGCCTACGTAACCCGCGGCAACCGGTCGTCCATCCGCCTCGGGAGCTACCTCCTCGCTCCCTACCCCGACGGGTCGGGTTCAGCCGCCGGTCGAGATCGTGCCGGCGAGACGCTGTTCTGCCGGATCACCGGCCTGGAGTACGCCCAGCAGTATCACGCGAACGACGCGACGGAAATCCACGCGAGGCGAGCGATGCGAACCGACGGGATCGACGAGACGGATTACAAGTTCGTCGCGAGTCTCGAGCCGGTCGCCATCCTCTACGACGAAGACGGCGACCTCAAGCGACGGATGACCGATCGGGTGCCGAAACCTCAGACGGTGATCCGACAGGCCGACGACACCGAGGAGATCAAGACCGGACTGAAGATACCCGACGACGGGGTCTTCATGGGCCACCTCTCGGTCGGCGGCGAGAAGGTGCGAACCGCGGCGTCGCCGCCGACCATCGATTACCGGCTGAAAGACGACTACGACGCGGGCGACCCGCTGGTCTTCCGGCACACGCTCGTCGCCGGCGGGACGGGATCGGGCAAGACCCACGGCGCGAAGAACATTCTGCGCCAGTACGTAGACGCCGATCGGACCTACCCGATGGACGACGGTCGACGGGTCACTCCGGCCGTCGTTCAGTTCGATCCGCAAGACGAGTACGCCCAGATGCACGACGACAATCCCGAGATGGACGACGCGTTCGCCCGGCGACTCGAGCGCGAGGGAATCGCCTACGGCGGACACGACGATACGACGGCATTCGTTCCGGCGGTCGGTTCGGCGTCGTACGCAGCGGGACATCACCGCGCCGAGCAAGTCGAGTTCACGATCCCGTTCTCGATGGTCCACGACAACCCGTGGCTGGTCGCGGGCAGCGGACTGAACGATAACCAGTACGGTGCGCTCGTCAGCGTCCTCCTGCCGCGGTTCCGCACGCAGTACGGCAACGGGGGGACCTACGAGGAGTTCACGACGTTCCTCGACGACCCCGCGCTTCGCGAAGAGTTAGACGAGTCCGGGCGCGTCCACGAGGCGACCTTCGACGCGGTCCGACGGCGCGTCCTCGGGTTCGGTCACGTCTTCGACCAGGACGCGCGCCCGATCACGGAGTTAGTCCACGAATTCGTCCGGCCCGGCGGACTCACCGTCGTCCCGACCTACCACATCAACGACAGTCGTGCGACCGAAACGATCGTGCTCGCAGTGTCGTCGCTCGTCATCGACCAGAAACTCTCGAACGACCCGACGTACGAGCGGGTCAAGGAGACGCCGCTCGTCCTCGGGATGGACGAGGCCCACAACTTCCTGACCGACGCCGACTCCGTCCAGGCGGGGAAGGTCATCAAAAAGTTCACCGAAGCCGCCAAGCAGGGCCGCAAGGAGCGCCTCGGCCTCTTCCTGATCACCCAGGATCCGCAGGACATCCACGACGCCGTGTTCAAGCAGATCAACACCACCGTCGTCCTCAACCTCGGCGACGAGGACGCCATCAAGAGCGTCAACATCCCGAGCAATCTCGAGTCGAAAGTGCCCTACATGGAGAAGGGACAGATGGTCGTCTACTCGCCGGACAACTCCGAACCCGTCGAACTGATCGGGCTCTCGAAGTGCCTGACCAGACACGGCCGAGGCTGA